The following are from one region of the Deltaproteobacteria bacterium genome:
- a CDS encoding PadR family transcriptional regulator — MPVKHALLALLTERDLTGYELKLRFERVLGEFWQLNSGQVYSTLERLRREGMVSRTRVHDGDDVARAAYAIRPRGRQALADWMAAPVGRLRPVRDPLFVKLAFCDPGDVERVLRSFAAETRRYREATETLRALVSREPMSHGGRVRWLVAEAARRSYQAQLEWLEYVPRCLGERGLPAMRRDPLALRRAPAPPGEGRGAVA; from the coding sequence ATGCCGGTCAAGCACGCTCTCTTGGCGCTCCTCACGGAGCGCGACCTCACGGGCTACGAGCTGAAGCTCCGCTTCGAACGCGTCCTCGGCGAGTTCTGGCAGCTCAACTCCGGGCAGGTGTACTCCACGCTCGAGCGGCTGCGCCGCGAGGGCATGGTCTCGCGCACGCGCGTCCACGACGGCGACGACGTCGCGCGCGCCGCGTACGCGATCCGCCCGCGCGGCCGCCAGGCGCTCGCGGACTGGATGGCGGCACCGGTCGGGCGTCTGCGTCCGGTGCGCGATCCGCTCTTCGTGAAGCTCGCCTTCTGCGATCCCGGCGACGTCGAGCGGGTGTTGCGGAGCTTCGCGGCCGAGACGCGCCGCTACCGCGAGGCGACGGAGACGCTGCGGGCCCTCGTCTCCCGCGAGCCCATGTCGCACGGCGGACGCGTGCGCTGGCTCGTCGCCGAAGCGGCGCGGCGCAGCTATCAGGCCCAGCTCGAGTGGCTCGAGTACGTGCCGCGCTGCCTCGGCGAGCGCGGACTGCCGGCGATGCGGCGCGACCCGCTGGCGCTCCGCCGCGCGCCGGCGCCGCCGGGCGAGGGGCGCGGAGCGGTCGCGTGA